CGCAGCTCACGCTGGGTGATCTCGCGCGCCATGGCGACAGCTCGTAGCACGGGTGCTACTCGTGCGCAATTCACGGCTTGGGGGCTCGTTGCCGCTGGATGCGCCACGACCGGCGGCATGGACGCGGCGAAATCCGCCGTGATAAGCCCGCGACGTGGTGAGGATCGTCAGCGCGCAACACGATTCCCCCCGCGGCCGCTGGACGTACAGCGAATGGCGGCCGCCCGGGCTCGCGGGCCTCGTCGAGGTCATCTGGGAGACCCGCGGCACGACCACCGAGCCGCAGGACCGGCATTACCCGCACGGGATGTTCGAGCTGCTCGTGAACCTCATGGGCAACCGCTACCGGCTGCTCCAGCCCCGGGGCACGGGGACCTTTGCGACCACCTGGCTCGTCGGCCAGCAGCTCGGCCCGATCGTGACGGCGGCGCCGGACCGGCACCACGTGCTCGGCATCCGGCTCCGGCCGGCCGGCGCGTACGCCCTCCTCGCGGCGCCGCTCGGCGTGGTGACGGGGCTCGTCGTCGAGCTCGAGGACCTCGTCGGCCCCACGGCGCGGGAGCTCGTCGAGCGGTGCCGCGACGCCCCGTCGGTCGCGGCGCGATTCGGCCTCGCGGCGGCGTGGCTCGCTGCGCGGCTCGCCGCCGCCCGTGCGATCGACCCGGCGATCGCCTGGGCTGCGGCCGAGATCGAGGCGCGCGAGGGCCGCGTCGCGATCGCGGAGCTTCGCAGGGAGACCGGGCTCTCGAAGACACGCCTGGCGGCGGCGTTCCGCGAGCAGATCGGCGTCACACCGAAGGTCTACGCGCGGCTCGTCCGCTTCCGGCTGGCGCTCGCCATGCTCGAGAGCGGCATCGGCCCGCTTGCCGACGTGGCGCTCGCGGCCGGCTACTACGACCAGCCCCACTTCAACGCGGAGTTCCGTGATCTCACGGGCCAGAGCCCGCGGGAGCTCCTCGTCGCGCGCTATCCCTCCGGCGTCCCCATCGTCCGGACGGACGGGTGAGCGGGTCCCGCGGGGCCGGGGACTTTTTTCCAAGACGCCGTCCTGGTGTTGCGCTATGAGCGGCACCAGACGATCCAGCCCGAAAGGAGACCGCCCATGACCGGCCAGGGCCAACCCCCGATTCCACTGCCGTTCCAGCTCTCGCGCATGATCACGAGCTACTGGGTGCCGCAGTCGATCCACGCCGCCGCCGAGCTCGGCATCGCCGACGCGCTCGCGGGCGGCCCGAAGCGGAGCGAGGAGATCGCTCGCGCGGTCGACGCGAACCCCGATGCGGTGCACCGGCTCTTGCGGGCCCTCGTCGCGCTCGAGCTCTGCGCCGTCGGCGACGACGGCGCCTTCGCGCTCACACCGCTCGGCGCCTGCCTGCGGAGCGACACGAGCGATTCGGTGCGGGCGTGGGCGCTCCTGCTCGGCAGCGAGCAGCATTGGCGGTCGTGGGGGCGGCTCGTCGACTGCATCAGGACGGGACGCTCCGTGCCGGAGCTGGAGGGCAGGGACACCTGGGTCGAGCCGTCGAACGACCCGGGAGCGTCGACGAACTTCAACCAGTCGATGGTGCAGCTCACCCGTCACATCGCGGGCGCGGTGGCCGTGTCGTACGACTTCAGCGCGTTCCGCACGATCGTCGACGTGGGCGGCGGCTTCGGTGCGCTTCTGCCGCCGATCCTTAAGGCGAACCCCGAGCTCCGCGGTATCGTCTTCGACCTGCCGCGCTGCCGCGACGGCGCGCGGGCGCTCGCCGAGAAGACCGGCGTCGCCGGCCGGTGCGAGTTCGTCGGCGGCGACTTCTTCACGGACTCGCTGCCGAAGGCCGACGCCTACATCATCAAGAGCGTCATTCACGACTGGGACGACGAGCGGAGCGTCGCGATCCTGCGAACCATCCGCGCCGCGATGGGGCCGGAAGCGAGGCTGCTCGTCGTCGAGCCGATCCTTCCCGAGCGGCCCGGGTCGTCGCCGTTCGATGCGATGCTCGCGCACACGGACCTCAACATGCTCGTCGTGACCGGCGGCCGGGAGCGCACCGAGGCCGATTTCCGGAGGCTGATCGAGCGGGCGGGACTGCGGACGGCGCGTATCCTGCCCACGCCGGCGACGATGAGCATCATCGAAGGGAGGAAGCCATGACGAACCTGAGCCCGTACCTCTGCTGCAAGGACGCGACCCGCGCGATCGAGTTCTACCGGAAGGCGTTCGGCGCGAAGGAGACCATGCGGCTCGCGGAGCCGAGCGGACGAATCGGCCACGCCGAGCTCGAGATCGCCGGCGCGCCGGTCATGCTCGCCGACGAGTATCCCGACT
The sequence above is a segment of the Deltaproteobacteria bacterium genome. Coding sequences within it:
- a CDS encoding helix-turn-helix transcriptional regulator; protein product: MVRIVSAQHDSPRGRWTYSEWRPPGLAGLVEVIWETRGTTTEPQDRHYPHGMFELLVNLMGNRYRLLQPRGTGTFATTWLVGQQLGPIVTAAPDRHHVLGIRLRPAGAYALLAAPLGVVTGLVVELEDLVGPTARELVERCRDAPSVAARFGLAAAWLAARLAAARAIDPAIAWAAAEIEAREGRVAIAELRRETGLSKTRLAAAFREQIGVTPKVYARLVRFRLALAMLESGIGPLADVALAAGYYDQPHFNAEFRDLTGQSPRELLVARYPSGVPIVRTDG